A window of the Peromyscus leucopus breed LL Stock chromosome 22, UCI_PerLeu_2.1, whole genome shotgun sequence genome harbors these coding sequences:
- the Cnn2 gene encoding calponin-2 — MSSTQFNKGPSYGLSAEVRNRLLSKYDPQKEAELRSWIEGLTGLSIGPDFQKGLKDGVILCTLMNKLQPGSVPKINRSMQNWHQLENLSNFIKAMVSYGMNPVDLFEANDLFESGNMTQVQVSLLALAGKAKTKGLQSGVDIGVKYSEKQERNFDDATMKAGQCVIGLQMGTNKCASQSGMTAYGTRRHLYDPKNHILPPMDHCTISLQMGTNKCASQVGMTAPGTRRHIYDTKLGTDKCDNSSMSLQMGYTQGANQSGQVFGLGRQIYDPKYCPQGPAADGAPVEGDGPGEGPEYLAYCQEEAGY, encoded by the exons ATGAGCTCCACGCAGTTCAACAAGGGCCCGTCCTACGGGCTCTCGGCCGAGGTCAGGAACCGG CTCCTGTCCAAATATGACCCCCAGAAGGAAGCGGAACTCCGCAGCTGGATTGAGGGACTCACGGGCCTCTCCATCGGTCCTGACTTCCAGAAGGGTCTGAAGGATGGGGTCATCCTATGCAC ACTCATGAACAAGCTGCAGCCAGGCTCTGTCCCCAAGATTAACCGCTCTATGCAGAACTGGCACCAG CTCGAAAACCTCTCCAACTTCATCAAGGCCATGGTCAGCTACGGCATGAACCCCGTGGACCTGTTCGAGGCCAATGACCTGTTTGAGAGCGGGAATATGACGCAGGTCCAAGTGTCTCTGCTTGCGCTGGCGGGGAAG gCCAAGACCAAGGGTCTGCAGAGTGGTGTGGACATCGGGGTCAAATACTCAGAGAAACAGGAGCGGAATTTTGATGACGCCACCATGAAGGCCGGCCAGTGCGTCATTGGCCTGCAG ATGGGCACCAACAAGTGTGCCAGCCAGTCCGGCATGACTGCCTATGGCACCAGACGGCATCTCTACGACCCTAAGAACCACATCCTGCCTCCCATGGACCACTGCACCATCAGCCTCCAGATGGGCACCAACAAGTGTGCCAGCCAG gtGGGCATGACGGCTCCGGGGACCCGCAGGCACATCTACGACACCAAGCTGGGCACCGACAAGTGCGACAACTCTTCCATGTCCCTGCAGATGGGCTACACGCAGGGCGCCAACCAGAGCGGCCAGGTCTTCGGGCTGGGGCGGCAGATCTACGACCCCAAGTATTGCCCACAGGGCCCAGCAGCCGACGGGGCTCCCGTGGAGGGTGATGGCCCTGGCGAGGGCCCTGAGTACCTGGCCTACTGCCAGGAGGAGGCGGGGTACTGA
- the LOC119086413 gene encoding uncharacterized protein LOC119086413 gives MARSLTQGDACSEITSRLCVYQRLLCARCARRGRLEHSGRGSALLQPRPRSSARCLGVHGAWGRTVPGGARCLGAHGAWGRTVPGGARCLGMHAAWGCTVRGGARCLWATLRLHPEPDTSARACVQQTLRERTRPEGGGSGFGTRKCDFGDFPERLGRKRSKIWNASRICVSSLRRGHANLLCIVPILVYVLPKRARNRTA, from the exons ATGGCGAGATCCCTTACTCAGg GTGACGCGTGTTCCGAAATAACGTCCAGACTGTGTGTTTATCAGCGCCTACTGTGTGCAAGGTGCGCGCGCCGCGGGAGACTGGAGCACTCTGGACGCGGGAGCGCGCTCCTGCAGCCTCGGCCGCGGAGCTCCGCACGCTGCTTGGGGGTGCACGGTGCTTGGGGGCGCACGGTGCCTGGGGGCGCACGGTGCCTGGGGGCGCACGGTGCCTGGGGGCGCACGGTGCCTGGGGGTGCACGGTGCTTGGGAATGCACGCTGCGTGGGGGTGCACGGTGCGTGGGGGAGCACGGTGCCTGTGGGCGACGCTCCGGCTGCACCCGGAACCTGACACCTCCGCTCGTGCTTGCGTGCAGCAGACGCTCAGAGAGCGCACGCGCCCTGAGGGCGGCGGCAGCGGCTTTGGAACCAGGAAGTGCGACTTCGGCGACTTCCCGGAACGCTTGGGGCGCAAAAGGAGcaaaatatggaacgcttcacgaatttgcgtgtcatccttgcgcaggggccatgctaatcttctctgtatcgttccaattttagtatatgtgctgccgaagcgagcacgaAACAGGACGGCCTGA
- the Abca7 gene encoding LOW QUALITY PROTEIN: phospholipid-transporting ATPase ABCA7 (The sequence of the model RefSeq protein was modified relative to this genomic sequence to represent the inferred CDS: inserted 4 bases in 4 codons), which produces MAFCTQLMLLLWKNYTYRRRQPIQLLVELLWPLFLFFILVAVRHSHPPLEHHECHFPNKPLPSAGTVPWLQGLICNVNNSCFQQPTPGEKPGVLSNFKDSLISRLLADARTVXGGASTREMLSALGKLTPLLRAAGAWPPESHPLNKQASVTTELKKILQGASLDPVLGEAQDSARKFLDTTRDLTQELLTLPSLLELRALLRRPRGSAVPLELVSEALCSTKGPSSPGGLSLNWYDASQLNEIMGPELAPALPDSSLSPACSQLMGALDDHPVSRLLWRRLKPLILGKILFAPDTNFTRKLMAQVNRTFEELALLRDVQEVWGVLGPQIFTFMNDSANTAMLQRLLEVDGSGPRQQTPRAQEQLAAVRDFLDPSRGGYSWREAHADIGRLAGILGQIMECVSLDKLEAVPSEGALVSRALELLGERRLWAGIIFLSPEDPLDPSELWSPALGPGHLRFKIRMDIDDVTRTNKIRTTYPPNLAPPRFWDPGPSADPFMDLRYVWGGFVYLQDLLEQAAVRVLSGGDARASLYLQQMPHPCYVDDVFLRVLSRSLPLFLTLAWIYSVALTVKAVVREKETRLRETMRAMGLSRAVLWLGWFLSCXGPFLVSTALLVLVLKLGNILPSSHPAVVFFFLAAFAVATVAQSFLLSTFFSRANLAAACGGLAYFSLYLPYVLCVAWRERLPLGGLVAASLLSPVAFGFGCESLALLEEQGDGAQWHNLGRAPAEDVFSLAQVSAFLLLDAALYGLALWYLEAVCPGQYGIPEPWNFPFRRSYWCGPGSPQSPVLXPAPQDTKVLVEEPPPGLIPGVSIRGLKKHFRGCPQPALRGLSLEFYQGHITAFLGHNGAGKTTTLSILSGLFPPSGGSASILGHDVQTNMAAIRPHLGICPQYNVLFDLLTVDEHVWFYGRLKGLSAAALSSEQERLIRDVGLVPKRDTQTRHLSGGMQRKLSVAIAFVGGSRVVILDEPTAGVDPASRRGIWELLLKYREDRTLILSTHHLDEAELLGDRVAMVANGSLCCCGSPLFLRRHLGCGYYLTLVKSPQVPDTQASEGDSGDPRRRQKPDSEGTVAGTPLTRGASDGSGRAPAPDAASITPTTPRILDLVRRHVPGAQLVEELPHELVLALPYAGALDGSFATVFQELDGQLEALGLTGYGISDTNLEEIFLKVVEDAHREGGDCGQLLHPRTVTLQPHAGPEASALENGELARLMLDPQAPQGSTPGISGAARVRGWTLTCQQLRALLHKRLLLARRSRRGLFAQIVLPALFVGLALLFSLIVPPFGQYPPLQLSPAMYGPQVSFFSEDAPGDPHRAKLLEALLSQAGLRDPGLQGTAARGSECAHSLACYFSVPEVPADVASILASGNWTPDSPSPACQCSQPGARRLLPDCPAGAGGPPPPEAMAGLGEVIQNLTGRNVSDFLVKTYPSLVRRGLKTKKWVDEVRYGGFSLGGRDPDLPSGREVARTVAEMRALLSPQPGNALDRILNNLTQWALGLDAHNSLKIWFNNKGWHAMVAFVNRANNGLLHALLPSGTARRAHSITTLNHPLNLTKEQLSEAALVASSVDVLVSICVVFAMSFVPASFTLVLIEERVTRAKHLQLVSGLPQTLYWLGNFLWDMCNYLVAVCIVVLIFLAFQQRAYVAPENLPALLLLLLLYGWSITPLMYPASFFFSVPSTAYVVLTCINLFIGINSSMATFVLELLSDQNLQEVSRILKQVFLIFPHFCLGRGLIDMVRNQAMADAFERLGDNQFQSPLRWDIVGKNLLAMVAQGPLFLLVTLLLQHRSHLLPQPKPGPLPPLDEEDEDVARERERVTKGATKGDVLVLRDLTKVYRGQKSPAVDRLCLGIPPGECFGLLGVNGAGKTSTFRMVTGDTLPSSGEAVLAGHSVAQDPAATHRNMGYCPQSDAIFDLLTGREHLELFARLRGVPEAQVAQTALSGLVRLGLPNYADRPAGTYSGGNKRKLATXLALVGDPAVVFLDEPTTGMDPSARRFLWNSLLSVVREGRSVVLTSHSMEECEALCTRLAIMVNGRFRCLGSAQHLKGRFGAGHTLTLRVPPAQPEPAITFIMATFPGAELREVHGGRLRFQLPLGGSCTLARVFRELAAQGKDHGVEDFSVSQTTLEEVFLYFSKDQGEEETDSQQEVGAGEVFTPGLQHPKRVGRFLEDPSSVETML; this is translated from the exons ATGGCCTTCTGCACGCAGCTGATGCTCCTGCTGTGGAAAAATTACACCTATCGCAGGAGACAGCCG ATCCAGCTCCTGGTGGAGTTACTGtggcctctcttcctcttcttcatcctgGTGGCCGTCCGCCACTCCCACCCTCCGCTGGAGCACCACGAAT GCCACTTTCCAAACAAGCCGCTTCCATCCGCGGGCACCGTGCCCTGGCTGCAGGGCCTGATCTGCAACGTCAACAACTCCTGTTTCCAGCAGCCAACGCCTGGCGAGAAGCCGGGGGTCCTGAGCAACTTTAAGGATTCCCT GATCTCCAGACTCCTTGCCGATGCTCGCACAG CTGGCGGGGCCAGCACCCGGGAGATGCTGTCTGCGCTGGGGAAACTGACGCCCCTGCTCAGAGCGGcgggag CCTGGCCGCCAGAGAGTCACCCACTGAACAAGCAAGCGTCAGTGACCACTGAGCTCAAAAAGATACTGCaaggg GCGTCCCTGGACCCTGTGCTTGGTGAAGCCCAGGATTCCGCGAGGAAGTTCTTGGATACCACCAGGGACCTTACCCAGGAG ctcctgacGCTGCCCAGCCTGCTGGAGCTCCGAGCTCTGCTGCGGAGGCCGCGAGGGTCAGCCGTCCCGCTGGAGCTGGTCTCCGAGGCCCTCTGCAGCACCAAGGGGCCCAGCAGCCCCGGGGGCCTCTCCCTCAACTGGTACGATGCCAGCCAGCTCAACGAGATCATGGGCCCGGAGCTGGCCCCTGCCCTGCCTGACAGCAGCCTCA GCCCTGCCTGCTCCCAGCTCATGGGGGCGCTCGATGACCACCCTGTGTCGCGACTGCTCTGGAGGCGCCTGAAACCGCTGATCCTCGGGAAAATCCTCTTTGCCCCTGACACAAACTTCACTCGGAAGCTCATGGCGCAG GTGAACCGGACCTTCGAGGAGCTGGCTCTCTTGAGGGACGTGCAGGAGGTCTGGGGGGTGCTGGGACCCCAGATCTTCACCTTCATGAATGACAGCGCGAACACGGCCATGCTTCAG agACTGCTGGAGGTGGACGGCTCAGGGCCCAGGCAGCAGACGCCCAGGGCCCAGGAGCAGCTGGCTGCCGTCCGAGATTTTCTGGACCCCAGCAGGGGTGGCTACAGCTGGCGGGAGGCCCACGCCGACATAGGGCGCCTGGCAGGAATCCTGGGCCAGATCATGGAG TGTGTGTCCCTAGACAAGCTGGAGGCTGTGCCCTCCGAGGGCGCTCTTGTGTCCCGTGCCCTGGAGCTGCTGGGTGAGCGCCGCCTCTGGGCGGGCATCATCTTCCTGAGCCCCGAGGACCCTCTGGACCCGTCGGAGCTGTGGTCTCCTGCCCTGGGTCCTGGCCACCTGCGATTCAAGATCCGAATGGACATCGATGACGTCACAAGGACCAACAAGATCAGGACAA CTTACCCACCGAATCTGGCACCTCCCAGGTTTTGGGACCCGGGGCCATCTGCAGACCCTTTCATGGACCTTCGATATGTGTGGGGTGGCTTCGTGTACCTGCAGGACCTGCTGGAGCAGGCGGCTGTGCGTGTGCTGAGCGGAGGGGATGCCCGCGCCAGCCTCTATCTGCAGCAGATGCCGCACCCCTGCTACGTGGATGATGT GTTCCTGCGCGTGCTGAGCCGGTCTCTGCCCCTGTTTCTGACTCTGGCCTGGATCTATTCGGTGGCGCTCACCGTGAAGGCCGTGGTGCGGGAGAAAGAGACGAGGCTGCGGGAAACCATGCGAGCCATGGGGCTGAGCCGCGCCGTGCTCTGGCTCGGCTGGTTCCTCAGCT CTGGGCCCTTCCTGGTCAGCACGGcgctgctggtgctggtgctcaAG CTAGGGAACATCCTTCCGTCCAGCCACCCGGctgtcgtcttcttcttcttggcGGCCTTCGCGGTGGCCACCGTGGCTCAGAGTTTTCTGCTCAGCACCTTCTTCTCCAGGGCCAACCTGGCAGCGGCCTGCGGGGGCCTCGCCTACTTCTCCCTCTACCTGCCCTATGTGCTGTGTGTCGCCTGGCGCGAGCGCCTGCCCCTGGGCGGCCTGGTCGCCGCG AGCCTGCTGTCCCCCGTGGCCTTCGGCTTCGGATGTGAGAGCCTGGCGCTGCTGGAGGAGCAGGGGGATGGGGCGCAGTGGCACAATTTGGGCAGGGCCCCTGCGGAGGATGTCTTCAGCCTGGCGCAGGTGTCCGCCTTCCTGTTGCTGGACGCCGCCCTCTACGGCCTCGCCCTCTGGTACCTGGAGGCCGTCTGCCCAG GCCAGTATGGGATCCCTGAGCCATGGAATTTCCCCTTTCGGAGGAGCTACTGGTGTGGGCCTGGATCTCCCCAGAGTCCTGTCT GCCCCGCCCCACAAGATACCAAGG TTCTGGTGGAAGAGCCACCTCCTGGCCTCATTCCTGGCGTCTCCATCCGTGGCCTGAAGAAGCATTTCCGAGGCTGTCCACAGCCAGCCCTGCGAGGACTCAGCCTTGAATTCTACCAAGGCCACATCACTGCCTTTTTGGGTCACAACGGGGCTGGCAAGACGACTACACT GTCCATCTTGAGTGGTCTTTTCCCACCCAGTGGTGGCTCGGCCTCCATCCTGGGCCATGATGTGCAAACCAACATGGCAGCCATCCGGCCCCACCTGGGCATCTGCCCGCAGTACAACGTGCTGTTTGATCT GCTGACGGTGGATGAACATGTGTGGTTCTACGGGCGTCTGAAAGGCCTGAGCGCAGCTGCCCTGAGCTCTGAGCAGGAACGTCTCATCCGGGATGTGGGACTCGTCCCCAAGCGGGACACACAGACGCGGCACCTCTCCG GCGGCATGCAGCGGAAACTGTCTGTGGCCATTGCCTTTGTGGGTGGCTCTCGGGTAGTGATCCTGGATGAGCCCACTGCCGGTGTGGACCCCGCTTCTCGACGCGGCATTTGGGAGCTGCTGCTGAAGTACAGAGAAg ATCGCACACTGATCCTCTCCACTCACCACCTGGATGAGGCGGAGCTCCTGGGAGACCGCGTGGCCATGGTGGCGAACGGTTCTTTGTGCTGCTGCGGGTCCCCGCTTTTCTTGCGTCGACACTTGGGCTGCGGTTACTACCTGACGCTGGTGAAGAGTCCTCAGGTCCCCGACACCCAGGCCTCGGAG GGAGACAGCGGGGACCCCAGACGGAGGCAGAAACCAGACAGCGAGGGCACCGTGGCGG GGACACCCCTCACCCGAGGAGCCTCGGACGGGAGCGGCCGGGCCCCAGCTCCTGACGCGGCCTCCATCACCCCGACGACACCCCGGATACTGGACCTAGTGCGGCGCCATGTTCCCGGAGCTCAGCTGGTGGAGGAGCTGCCCCACGAGCTGGTGCTGGCACTGCCCTATGCGGGGGCCCTGGATGGCAGCTTTGCCACGGTCttccaagagctggatgggcaactGGAGGCTCTGGGACTCACCGGCTATGGGATCTCGGACACCAACCTGGAGGAG ATCTTCCTAAAGGTGGTGGAGGACGCACACAGAGAAG GAGGTGACTGCGGACAGCTCCTGCACCCCCGAACGGTCACTCTGCAGCCGCACGCGGGGCCAGAGGCGTCAGCCCTGGAGAACGGGGAGCTGG CTCGGCTGATGCTGGATCCCCAGGCCCCGCAGGGCTCCACACCCGGCATCAGCGGCGCTGCTCGGGTGCGAGGCTGGACGCTGACCTGCCAGCAGCTCCGGGCTCTGCTCCACAAGCGCCTCCTGCTGGCCCGCCGCAGCCGCCGGGGCCTGTTTGCACAG ATCGTGCTGCCTGCCCTCTTCGTGGGCCTGGCCCTGCTCTTCAGTCTCATCGTCCCTCCGTTCGGCCAGTACCCGCCCCTGCAGCTCAGCCCGGCCATGTACGGCCCCCAGGTCTCCTTCTTCAG TGAGGACGCCCCCGGGGACCCCCACCGGGCGAAGCTGCTGGAGGCGCTGCTGAGCCAGGCTGGGCTGCGGGACCCCGGTCTGCAGGGCACAGCTGCCAG AGGATCCGAGTGCGCACACTCCTTGGCCTGCTACTTCTCGGTCCCCGAGGTCCCTGCAGATGTGGCCAGCATCCTGGCCAGTGGTAACTGGACTCCAGACTCTCCGTCCCCAGCATGCCAATGCAGCCAGCCTGGGGCCCGCCGCCTGCTGCCAGACTGCCCGGCCGGAGCTGGGGGGCCACCGCCACCCGAGGCCATGGCTGGCTTGGGGGAGGTGATCCAGAATCTCACTGGCCGAAATGTGTCTGACTTCCTGGTGAAGACTTACCCCAGCCTGGTGCGCCGGGG cCTGAAGACTAAGAAGTGGGTGGATGAGGTCAG ATACGGGGGCTTCTCCCTGGGAGGCCGAGACCCAGACCTGCCCTCGGGGCGTGAGGTGGCCCGCACAGTGGCAGAGATGCGGGCGCTGCTGAGCCCCCAGCCTGGCAATGCCCTAGACCGCATCCTGAACAACCTCACTCAGTGGGCCCTTGGCCTTGACGCCCACAACAGCCTTAAG ATCTGGTTCAACAACAAGGGCTGGCATGCCATGGTGGCCTTCGTGAACCGAGCCAACAATGGACTCCTACATGCCCTCCTGCCGTCCGGCACGGCCCGCCGTGCCCACAGCATCACTACGCTCAACCACCCTTTGAACCTGACCAAGGAGCAGCTATCTGAGGCCGCGCT GGTGGCTTCCTCGGTGGACGTCCTTGTCTCCATATGTGTGGTCTTCGCCATGTCCTTTGTCCCAGCCAGCTTCACCCTGGTCCTCATCGAGGAACGTGTTACCAGAGCCAAACACCTGCAGCTGGTCAGCGGCCTGCCTCAAACCCTCTACTGGCTGGGCAATTTCCTCTGGGACATG TGTAACTACTTGGTGGCAGTGTGCATAGTGGTGCTCATCTTCCTGGCCTTTCAGCAGAGGGCCTACGTGGCACCGGAGAACCTGCCTGCCCTCTTACTCTTGCTACTGCTGTATGG GTGGTCCATCACGCCTCTCATGTACCcagcctccttcttcttctccgtGCCCAGCACGGCCTATGTGGTACTCACCTGCATTAACCTCTTCATTGGCATCAACAGCAGCATGGCCACTTTTGTGCTGGAACTGCTTTCCGATCAG AACTTGCAAGAAGTGAGCCGGATTCTGAAGCAAGTGTTTCTCATCTTCCCCCACTTCTGCCTGGGCCGAGGACTTATCGACATGGTGCGGAACCAGGCCATGGCAGACGCCTTTGAGCGCCTGG GAGACAATCAATTCCAGTCACCCCTACGCTGGGACATCGTCGGCAAGAACCTTCTGGCCATGGTGGCCCAGGGACCCCTGTTCCTGCTCGTCacgctcctgctccagcaccgcAGTCACCTCCTCCCACA ACCCAAACCGGGACCGCTGCCGCCCCTggatgaggaggatgaggatgTAGCCCGAGAGCGGGAGCGGGTGACCAAGGGGGCCACCAAGGGGGACGTGCTGGTCCTCCGGGACTTGACCAAG GTGTACCGTGGGCAGAAGAGTCCGGCTGTGGATCGCCTGTGCCTGGGGATCCCCCCTGGGGAG TGCTTTGGGCTGCTGGGCGTCAATGGGGCAGGGAAGACGTCCACCTTCCGCATGGTGACAGGGGACACGCTGCCCAGCAGCGGTGAAGCGGTGCTGGCCGGACACAG CGTGGCCCAGGACCCAGCTGCCACACACCGCAACATGGGCTACTGCCCCCAGTCTGACGCCATCTTCGATCTGCTGACGGGCCGCGAACACCTGGAGTTGTTTGCGCGCCTGCGCGGGGTGCCCGAGGCCCAGGTTGCCCAG aCAGCGCTCTCGGGCCTGGTGCGCCTGGGCCTCCCCAACTATGCAGACCGACCCGCGGGCACCTACAGCGGAGGGAACAAGCGGAAGCTGGCCA CCCTGGCTCTGGTTGGGGACCCAGCAGTGGTCTTTCTG GACGAGCCCACCACAGGCATGGACCCAAGTGCACGGCGGTTTCTCTGGAACAGCTTGCTGTCCGTGGTGCGCGAGGGCCGCTCCGTGGTGCTCACCTCGCACAG CATGGAGGAGTGCGAGGCGCTCTGCACGCGCCTGGCCATCATGGTGAACGGGCGCTTCCGATGTCTGGGGAGCGCGCAGCATCTCAAAGGCAG GTTCGGGGCTGGCCACACACTGACCCTCAGGGTCCCACCGGCTCAGCCCGAACCGGCGATAACCTTCATCATGGCCACCTTCCCGGGTGCTGAGCTCCGGGAGGTGCATGGCGGCCGCCTGCGGTTCCAGCTGCCACTCGGGGGCAGCTGCACCTTGGCACGTGTGTTCCGCGAGCTGGCTGCGCAAGGCAAGGACCACGGTGTGGAGGACTTCTCCGTTAGCCAGACCACGCTGGAGGAG GTGTTCCTGTATTTCTCCAAAGACCAAGGGGAAGAGGAGACGGACAGCCAGCAGGAGGTGGGAGCCGGGGAGGTTTTCACACCGGGCCTGCAGCACCCCAAACGTGTCGGCCGATTTCTGGAAGACCCCAGCTCTGTGGAGACCATGCTCTGA
- the Tmem259 gene encoding LOW QUALITY PROTEIN: membralin (The sequence of the model RefSeq protein was modified relative to this genomic sequence to represent the inferred CDS: inserted 1 base in 1 codon) — translation MSEHAAAPGPGPNGGGGGAAPVRGPRGPNLNPNPLINVRDRLFHALFFKMAVTYSRLFPPAFRRLFEFFVLLKALFVLFVLAYIHIVFSRSPINCLEHVRDRWPREGVLRVEVRHNSSRAPVVLQFCEGGLSGLELEPGGLELEEEEELTVEMFTNSSIKFELDIEPKVFKPPGGTDALNDSQDFPFPETPAKVWPQDEYIVEYSLEYGFLRLSQATRQRLSIPVMVVTLDPTRDQCFGDRFSRLLLDEFLGYDDILMSSVKGLAENEENKGFLRNVVSGEHYRFVSMWMARTSYLAAFVIMVIFTLSVSMLLRYSHHQIFVFIVDLLQMLEMNMAIAFPAAPLLTVILALVGMEAIMSEFFNDTTTAFYIILIVWLADQYDAICCHTNTSKRHWLRFFYLYHFAFYAYHYRFNGQYSSLALVTSWLFIQHSMIYFFHHYELPAILQQIRIQEMLLQMPQLGPGTPTALPDDLNNNSGSPAAPDPSPQLALGPGSSSAPAGGAPGPGSLGAAASVSGSDXGWVAETAAIISDASFLSGLSASLLERRPAAPSTADSARPDPGVPPEDAPAPAGS, via the exons ATGTCGGAGCACGCGGCGGCCCCGGGGCCCGGGCCcaacggcggcggcggcggcgcggcgccCGTGCGCGGCCCGCGCGGCCCCAACCTCAACCCCAACCCGCTCATCAACGTGCGCGACCGGCTCTTCCACGCGCTCTTCTTCAAGATGGCCGTCACCTACTCGCGCCTCTTCCCGCCCGCCTTCCGCCGCCTCTTCGAGTTCTTCGTCCTGCTCAAG GCCCTGTTTGTGCTTTTCGTGCTGGCCTATATACACATTGTCTTCTCCCGGTCGCCCATCAACTGCTTGGAGCATGTCCGCGATCGATGGCCGCGGGAGGGCGTTCTGAGGGTGGAGGTGCGCCACAACTCAAGCCGGGCACCCGTGGTCCTGCAGTTCTGTGAGGGGGGTCTCAGCGGCCTGGAGCTGGAGCCAGGGGgcctggagctggaggaggaggaggagctgactGTGGAGATGTTCACCAATAGCTCCATCAAG TTTGAGCTGGACATCGAGCCCAAGGTGTTCAAGCCACCGGGTGGCACAGACGCCCTGAACGACAGCCAGGACTTCCCTTTCCCCGAGACGCCGGCCAAAG TGTGGCCGCAGGACGAGTACATCGTGGAGTACTCCCTGGAATACGGCTTCCTGCGGCTGTCGCAGGCCACGCGCCAGCGCCTGAGCATCCCGGTCATGGTGGTCACCCTAG ACCCCACGCGGGACCAGTGCTTCGGGGACCGCTTCAGCCGCCTGCTGCTGGACGAGTTCCTGGGCTACGATGACATCCTCATGTCGAGTGTGAAGGGCCTGGCGGAGAATGAGGAGAACAAGG GCTTCCTGAGGAATGTGGTGTCCGGGGAGCACTACCGCTTCGTCAGCATGTGGATGGCGCGCACGTCCTACCTGGCAGCCTTCGTCATCATGGTCATCTTT ACCCTGAGTGTGTCCATGCTGCTCCGCTACTCGCACCACCAGATCTTCGTCTTCATCG TGGACCTGCTGCAGATGCTGGAGATGAACATGGCCATCGCCTTCCCCGCAGCGCCCCTGCTGACCGTCATCCTGGCCCTCGTCG GGATGGAGGCCATCATGTCCGAGTTCTTCAACGACACCACCACGGCCTTCTACATCATCCTCATCGTGTGGCTGGCCGACCAGTACGACGCCATCTGCTGCCACACCAACACCAGCAAGCGGCACTGGCTGAG gTTCTTCTACCTGTACCACTTCGCCTTCTACGCCTACCACTACCGCTTCAACGGGCAGTACAGCAGCCTGGCCCTGGTCACCTCCTGGCTCTTCATCCAG CATTCCATGATCTACTTCTTCCACCACTACGAGCTGCCGGCCATCCTGCAGCAGATCCGCATCCAGGAGATGTTGCTGCAGATGCCGCAGCTGGGCCCCGGGACGCCCACGGCGCTGCCCGACGACCTCAACAACAACTCCGGCTCCCCGGCCGCCCCCGACCCCAGCCCTCAGCTCGCGCTGGGCCCCGGCTCCAGCTCCGCGCCCGCCGGCGGGGCACCCGGGCCCGGCTCGCTGGGCGCCGCGGCCTCGGTGTCGGGCAGCG CTGGCTGGGTGGCCGAGACGGCCGCCATCATCTCGGACGCCTCCTTCCTGTCGGGGCTGAGCGCCTCGCTGCTGGAGCGGCGGCCGGCGGCCCCCAGCACCGCGGACAGCGCGCGCCCCGACCCCGGGGTCCCTCCGGAGGATGCGCCCGCGCCGGCCGGGTCCTGA